One genomic segment of Ricinus communis isolate WT05 ecotype wild-type chromosome 3, ASM1957865v1, whole genome shotgun sequence includes these proteins:
- the LOC8280421 gene encoding UV-B-induced protein At3g17800, chloroplastic encodes MEAATAAIVRYPIGMYKPSTTVGRSVFLAANGPGFLRFSTTKHYSSVSYGKQGYRREAFGNRRYTAVRASSSSSDRAGPPAQIAPLQLESPIGQFLSQILINHPHLVPAAVEQQLEQLQTDRDADKHKEEPSVSGTDLVLYRRIAEVKANERRKALEEILYALVVQKFMDANVSLVPSIAPASAEPSDPVDMWPRQDEKLERLHSPEAYEMIQNHLALILGNRVGDSTTVAQISKLRVGQVYAASVMYGYFLKRVDQRFQLEKSMKILPSAVDEGDNNVQEAMRPDMKSSDGDAAFQAASSHPEVAWSGDVSAGGFGHGIKASRLRSYVMSFDGETLQRYATIRSKEAVSIIEKHTEALFGRPEIIITPQGTVDSSKDELIKISFGGLKRLVLEAVTFGSFLWDVESYVDSRYHFVTN; translated from the exons ATGGAGGCAGCGACAGCAGCTATTGTTAGGTATCCTATTGGCATGTATAAACCTTCCACTACTGTTGGCAGATCCGTTTTTCTAGCTGCTAACGGCCCTGGCTTTTTGCGCTTTTCTACTACAAAG CATTATTCTTCGGTTTCATACGGAAAGCAAGGATATAGACGGGAGGCTTTTGGGAATAGAAGATATACAGCAGTGagagcatcatcatcatcatcagatCGTGCTGGGCCGCCAGCTCAAATAGCTCCACTTCAATTGGAGTCTCCAATAGGACAGTTCTTGTCTCAAATATTGATTAATCACCCACATCTTGTGCCAGCTGCAGTGGAGCAGCAGCTTGAACAACTTCAAACTGATCGCGATGCAGATAAACATAAGGAGGAGCCTTCTGTTTCTGGCACTGACTTGGTATTATACAG GAGAATTGCTGAGGTAAAGGCTAATGAAAGGAGAAAAGCTTTGGAAGAGATTTTATATGCTTTGGTTGTGCAGAAATTTATGGATGCCAATGTTTCTTTGGTTCCCTCGATAGCTCCGGCTTCTGCTGAGCCATCTGACCCGGTGGATATGTGGCCGCGCCAAGATGAGAAGCTTGAGAGGCTTCACTCTCCTGAAGCCTACGAGATGATCCAGAACCACTTAGCACTGATTTTGGGTAACCGGGTAGGAGATTCAACTACAGTTGcacaaataagtaaattaagGGTTGGACAGGTCTATGCAGCATCTGTGATGTATGGGTATTTCCTCAAGCGTGTTGATCAGAGGTTTCAGCTTGAGAAGTCAATGAAAATCCTTCCAAGTGCTGTGGACGAGGGAGATAATAATGTTCAAGAAGCTATGAGGCCAGATATGAAATCTAGTGATGGAGATGCTGCCTTTCAAGCTGCGTCATCTCACCCGGAGGTGGCTTGGTCTGGTGATGTCAGTGCTGGGGGGTTTGGTCATGGCATAAAGGCTTCCAGACTTCGGAGTTATGTGATGTCTTTCGATGGGGAGACACTTCAAAGATATGCAACAATAAGATCCAAGGAGGCAGTTAGTATCATTGAGAAGCACACAGAGGCCTTGTTCGGAAGACCAGAAATCATCATAACACCTCAAGGGACAGTTGATTCTTCCAAGGATGAACTTATTAAGATCAGCTTTGGTGGTTTGAAGAGACTCGTCTTAGAAGCTGTTACTTTTGGTTCTTTCCTTTGGGACGTTGAGAGCTATGTGGATTCAAGGTACCACTTCGTTACAAACTGA